GCGTCTTTTAGACTATTGAATACCGGAACCGCTTTTCCGACTAAGTCCGCTTTTTGCCCTCCTTTTCCGGGAGTGACTCCGCCTACCACATTGGTTCCATATTCGATCATCTGCTGGGCATGGAAAGAACCTTCTTTTCCGGTAATACCCTGTACTACGACTCTCGTATTGTTATCTACTAATACTGCCATGTTATATTAAGTTAACCTTATGTTTTTTATTTAATGGCTTCCGCCACTTTTTTGGCCGCGGTGCGAAGATCCTCTTCCGCGATGATGTTCAGACCGGATTCGTTTAGGATCCTTTTTCCTTCTTCTGCGTTGGTTCCTTTCAAACGGACCACTAACGGAACGTGGATGTTTACCGCTTTCGCAGCTTCGATGATCCCCAGAGCGACTCGGTCACAACGAACGATCCCCCCGAAAATATTCACAAAAATCCCTTTAACGTTCGGATCACCTAGGATCAGTTTGAATCCGTTGGTAACAGTAGTAACGTTTGCTCCACCGCCTACGTCTAGGAAGTTAGCAGGTTCGGCTCCGGCAAGTTTCACGATATCCATAGTTGCCATTGCAAGACCGGCACCGTTAACCATACAGCCGATGTTTCCGTCTAACTTAACGTAGTTGATATTGTATTCGCTAGCTTGTACTTCTAAAGGATCTTCTTCGGAAATATCTCTGAATGCAGCGTTTTCAGGATGGCGATAAAGAGCGTTCTCATCCAGATCCATCTTACAGTCACCTGCGATGATCTCGTTCTCTTTAGTAAGGATCAAAGGGTTGATCTCTAATAAGGATGCATCTTCTTTAATATACGCATTGTAAACGGAAGTAAGAAGAGCCTTGAAAGATTTATGAGATTCAGTAGGAAGTCCCAAGTCAAAAGCAAGTTGAGAAGCTTGGTTAGGCTGTAATCCGATCCCCGGATCGACAGCGATCTTTAGGATCTTTTCAGGATGAGTTTCCGCTACTTCTTCGATCTCCATACCGCCTTCGGTAGAAGCCATGACGATTGTCTTGCGGATCGCGCGATCTAATAAGATACTTAAATAAAATTCCTTTGCGATATTGATCCCTTGCTCCAAGTAAACTTTCAGGACTTTTTTACCTTCAGGTCCAGTTTGAGGAGTGATAAGTTGCATGCCTAGGATCTTATCGACAGCGGCTAATGCGTCTTCTTTGGTTTTAGTAACTTTAACTCCGCCGCCTTTTCCTCTTCCACCTGCATGGATTTGGGCTTTTACGACTACAACAGATGCTCCCGTTTTGGAAGAAACTTCTTCGTGGGCTTTTGCACCGTCTTCTTTTTTATCAATTACTACGCCGAAAGGAACTTTGGCGTTATGGCGTCTCAGGATTTCCTTGGCCTGGTACTCGTGAATTTTCATGAATCAACCTTGTTTTTTGGATGTGAGTTCAGTTTGGAATGCTTTTTCTAAGGATTTTACCTGGAAGAATCCTGTCCATCCCCTTTCAGTAGGAGTTCCCACAAGCGCCTTGAAATGAAGGAACGAACCGTTGTCCAAGTTCTGTGAAATCCTCGACGATTTTGCGCCTTTGCATTTGAGCCGAAATCTATCTAGTTTTTATTTCGCGCGAAGTCACTAAGAGTGAAAGGTCTTGGTTTTACTTGAGGAGTTCCTTCCCCGTGAAATGAAAGGGACCGAAACATTTTTGTGCTAATACTTTGGAAATAGGGGCAATATATTTTCCGCTATTACGTCTTATTTTCTGCTATATTGTATATTTCGGCTGATTTTTAGGATCATTCTAACTAGAAAAGGCTAACTCGTGGTTTGCCACGTTAGGAGAAATATACATGAAGGTGATCTATATTGGGCTGGTACTCAGCTTTATTTCGGGGGCATTTGTCTCCTGTGATTCAGGAGGTGGAGATTCGAATTCCGCTTTGGCGGTTCTGGCCGGTTTTGGAAATTCCATTCCGGTTAGTTCTGCTTCGGATTTAACAAATGAATCTGCAGCTTCTTATGATGATAATGAATGGGGGTTAGTCACTGCTTCCCGTTTGGAATCTTGGGTAAGCGATTGGCAAAACCAAAAGCCTTCTCATATCAGCGGTAAGCTTGTGATCTTACAAAGTAGTCTCGCCAATAATTTTTCGGGGGATACAAGTGGGAGATCCTTCATCAAGTCGGACAATTCAAATGGTGTCTATGTGTATCATCTGGACGATTTCCAAGCTGGATTTCGTTTTAACCAACAGAGAAATACAGGTCTTATCCGTAACTCGGTTCGTTACCAAGCAGACGGATCCACTGTGGATCAGTGGCTGAAAGTATACGGGATCAATTTAAGTACGGACCTGGTAGTTTTCGCTGTAGGATCTGCGAACAATAACGGAACCGCTTATACGAACGGAAGTCAAACTCAGGATATTACCAGAGGAATTTATTGGCTTAGATATTGGGGAGCGGATATCAAACATCTTGCAATCCTGAATGGAGATATCAGGACCAATTTTACGAATGCAACGTATCTTTCTGCGACCAAGGATACTCCTCCGAATGCGAACGGGAATTTTAGCGTTAAACAACTGAAGGTAGATAATACGATCATCACTCTTACCTTAGAGGATATCATTAAGATTGTGAAAAATAACGGTAACGCTTCTATTAGTGGGCTTACTGGAACTCAGATCATTGTGGATGCAAGACCCACCGCTCAATACGATCAAACTGTTGGGATTACAAATACAGGAGCAAATCATATTACGACAGCTTGGAATGATTCGGGTGCGCCAGCTGCAGGTGTGAGTGGAACTC
The Leptospira johnsonii DNA segment above includes these coding regions:
- the sucC gene encoding ADP-forming succinate--CoA ligase subunit beta encodes the protein MKIHEYQAKEILRRHNAKVPFGVVIDKKEDGAKAHEEVSSKTGASVVVVKAQIHAGGRGKGGGVKVTKTKEDALAAVDKILGMQLITPQTGPEGKKVLKVYLEQGINIAKEFYLSILLDRAIRKTIVMASTEGGMEIEEVAETHPEKILKIAVDPGIGLQPNQASQLAFDLGLPTESHKSFKALLTSVYNAYIKEDASLLEINPLILTKENEIIAGDCKMDLDENALYRHPENAAFRDISEEDPLEVQASEYNINYVKLDGNIGCMVNGAGLAMATMDIVKLAGAEPANFLDVGGGANVTTVTNGFKLILGDPNVKGIFVNIFGGIVRCDRVALGIIEAAKAVNIHVPLVVRLKGTNAEEGKRILNESGLNIIAEEDLRTAAKKVAEAIK
- a CDS encoding sulfurtransferase, with the translated sequence MKVIYIGLVLSFISGAFVSCDSGGGDSNSALAVLAGFGNSIPVSSASDLTNESAASYDDNEWGLVTASRLESWVSDWQNQKPSHISGKLVILQSSLANNFSGDTSGRSFIKSDNSNGVYVYHLDDFQAGFRFNQQRNTGLIRNSVRYQADGSTVDQWLKVYGINLSTDLVVFAVGSANNNGTAYTNGSQTQDITRGIYWLRYWGADIKHLAILNGDIRTNFTNATYLSATKDTPPNANGNFSVKQLKVDNTIITLTLEDIIKIVKNNGNASISGLTGTQIIVDARPTAQYDQTVGITNTGANHITTAWNDSGAPAAGVSGTPKKYVLFETRIKGAKTFPWASLLDTSATGYRFKDKVTLAGIFANTGTGGASYTAGATIVSQCRTNFEAQVNGFVSQNILGYPTVFYDGSLVEWTSLVANYPDSTEGTSFNKLSLTSPFRTDTSDLSYAPSGTINYNSYASGGTASPYVTVAQADIDPTATTTRKAQLEDKAYKY